A genomic segment from Candidatus Polarisedimenticolia bacterium encodes:
- a CDS encoding cell division protein FtsL: MSHDATRRVVLNQHLVKERDEARARELRRLAWICAGLLIPILFYVWQQIEFIRTGYQIEQLRAEKIRLTEWNRQMKLERATLSNLKRIEQLGRARLGLVPPDPENTVKIRLTGDSAATRSVAQSSPPAGGLIAAER; encoded by the coding sequence ATGAGCCACGACGCGACCCGCCGGGTGGTGCTGAACCAGCACCTGGTGAAGGAGCGTGACGAGGCACGCGCCCGGGAGCTCCGGCGGCTCGCCTGGATCTGCGCCGGATTGCTGATCCCGATCCTGTTCTACGTCTGGCAGCAGATCGAGTTCATCCGCACCGGCTACCAGATCGAGCAGCTGCGCGCCGAGAAGATCCGCCTCACGGAATGGAACCGTCAGATGAAGCTGGAGCGCGCCACCCTGTCGAACCTGAAGCGCATCGAGCAGCTCGGCCGCGCGCGGCTGGGCCTGGTGCCTCCGGACCCGGAGAATACGGTGAAGATCCGGCTCACCGGAGATTCGGCCGCCACGCGCAGCGTGGCGCAGTCTTCCCCCCCTGCCGGCGGATTGATCGCCGCGGAGCGCTGA
- a CDS encoding OmpA family protein, with product MIRKASLWALACVLVSCVVPEAFSQARDNSWEVGYFGGTNFYANELKLENAFTYGIRVGYNWRPALEFEASFATANESNIQQPTSTLLSEHPPANFVFNPKMGAKLNSYNLRAVGNFITDWRRWKPLVFLQVGHHDFKMSESWVPTGNTAATTIGFGAGTRFFFTDNLAARAEGSIEYAVNDIYWNKILTVGLVGVFGGAAPSDKDGDGISDVHDKCVDTPKGAIVDRFGCPHDQDKDGVFDGIDACADTPEKWPVDEKGCPTDADGDGVPDGKDKCADTLKGAKVDADGCPIDTDQDGVFDGLDACDGTPFGAKVDAKGCPLDADKDGVPDGIDQCDKTPAGAVVDAKGCPTDSDGDGVYDGLDECPGTPKGWTLDAKGCPTPRLDKLSLVILEKVNFKSGSSVLEPEATKTLDEAVQALSYWSDVRVEIGGYTDNRGPESLNRALSLDRAKAVKTYFVSKGIDAKRMEVKGYGPENPVADNNTPEGQAQNRRVEVKKIGGDETIHPPLPVAPAEEAAPPAAPETKPPDAPTPSSN from the coding sequence ATGATCCGGAAGGCGTCGCTCTGGGCCCTGGCTTGTGTCCTGGTTTCCTGCGTCGTCCCGGAGGCCTTCTCCCAGGCGCGCGACAATTCCTGGGAGGTCGGCTATTTCGGCGGCACGAACTTCTACGCCAACGAGCTGAAGCTGGAGAACGCCTTCACCTACGGCATCCGCGTCGGCTATAACTGGCGCCCCGCGCTGGAATTCGAGGCCAGCTTCGCCACCGCCAACGAGAGCAACATCCAGCAGCCGACCAGCACCCTGCTGTCCGAGCACCCACCCGCCAACTTCGTATTCAATCCCAAGATGGGAGCCAAGCTGAACTCCTACAACCTGCGCGCCGTCGGCAACTTCATTACCGACTGGCGCCGCTGGAAGCCGCTCGTGTTCCTGCAGGTCGGGCACCACGATTTCAAGATGAGCGAGAGCTGGGTGCCCACCGGGAACACCGCCGCCACGACGATCGGGTTCGGGGCGGGAACGCGCTTCTTCTTCACCGACAACCTCGCGGCGCGTGCTGAAGGATCGATCGAGTACGCCGTGAACGACATCTACTGGAACAAGATCCTTACGGTCGGCCTGGTCGGGGTCTTCGGCGGCGCCGCGCCTTCCGACAAGGACGGCGACGGCATCTCGGACGTCCACGACAAGTGCGTGGACACTCCCAAGGGTGCCATCGTAGACCGTTTCGGCTGCCCCCACGATCAGGATAAGGACGGCGTTTTCGACGGCATCGATGCCTGCGCCGACACGCCCGAGAAGTGGCCCGTTGACGAGAAAGGTTGTCCGACCGACGCCGATGGCGACGGCGTGCCCGACGGCAAGGACAAGTGCGCCGACACGCTGAAGGGGGCGAAGGTCGACGCCGACGGCTGCCCGATCGACACCGATCAGGACGGCGTCTTCGACGGCCTGGATGCCTGCGACGGCACGCCGTTCGGCGCCAAGGTCGACGCCAAGGGATGCCCGCTCGACGCCGACAAAGACGGCGTCCCCGACGGCATCGACCAGTGCGACAAAACACCCGCCGGGGCGGTCGTCGACGCCAAGGGCTGTCCGACCGACTCCGACGGCGACGGCGTCTACGACGGGCTGGATGAGTGTCCCGGCACGCCGAAGGGCTGGACGCTGGATGCCAAGGGGTGCCCGACGCCCAGGCTGGACAAGCTGTCGCTGGTCATCCTGGAGAAGGTGAACTTCAAGTCGGGCAGCTCGGTGCTCGAGCCCGAGGCCACCAAGACCCTCGACGAAGCGGTCCAGGCGCTCAGTTACTGGTCCGATGTCCGGGTCGAGATCGGCGGCTACACCGACAACCGCGGGCCGGAATCGCTCAACCGGGCCCTGTCGCTGGATCGCGCCAAGGCGGTGAAGACCTACTTCGTCTCCAAGGGGATCGACGCGAAGCGGATGGAGGTGAAAGGGTACGGTCCGGAGAACCCGGTGGCCGACAACAACACGCCGGAAGGCCAGGCCCAGAACCGCCGTGTCGAGGTGAAGAAGATCGGAGGCGACGAGACGATCCATCCGCCGCTGCCGGTCGCTCCGGCCGAGGAAGCGGCACCGCCCGCCGCGCCCGAGACGAAGCCGCCGGACGCGCCGACGCCCTCCAGCAACTAG
- a CDS encoding pitrilysin family protein — MAPNPRHPMLTEDVVRHRLPNGLTILVKEEHSAPVVAISTWVKAGYFNETDDEVGISHVIEHMFFKGTRRRPRPDQIASEVKSLGGEINAGTYYDFTHYYFALPSAEFSRGLEIQSDALLDPLVDPVELARELEAIIQEEKRKRDNPAAFALEKLNELAYRVHRIRRWRIGEEAALRGFTRERLLDYFRRNYTPENLVLSVAGDVRAAQVIEEGTRCLGDLPRGVGPAAGSPPEPPQDDFRFTLLRGDLKRAHLVLAFPAPPLFHPDDLPNRILATVLGRGRSSRLFQEVKETRGCVESIGAGVETFADLGIFRITAETDPGRLEEAARAIGGVLLGILAAGPSDAEIGRARNAVESQYYHSQADVLGVATNLAYYEALGDYRLADDFVRRLKEVTPDAVREGAGRLLLPEHASLLAYVPSDKSAGLDEAAARACFARDARPLVPSMPSVPQPVAVAARRAAVPQGPRRFPLPGGATLLVEEIPRLPVTSVVLLFRGGRTHEQAADSGISRLDLAALSKGTRTRDAARIAAEMESYGCSLEKIFDDDYLGVSISILSRHLAGGVGLLFDLVRNPSFPAEEVERERRVQLSSIESLKDQAMGYAVTLLRQAAFPDHPYGLPSYGSPESVSALTPAALARWHHRLFRPDRMVVAVAGDQPAESVGELITRQMEGWAPEGPELPEAPDVPALAEISIRAESRRRNQTFQMIGFPSVSLASDEKYPLDLLQSCVSGLGGIFFEAVRGRRGLAYVVGASNMCKRLGGYFVAYLGTSPDKEEEARRILFDEIGRIRSEGIAEEEILRSRRYLVGTYPFALQTAAARALSYAAAEIQEKKMEEVLEYPARIGSVSHERVVEAARRTLTLERYALGVLRGE, encoded by the coding sequence TTGGCCCCCAATCCCAGGCACCCCATGCTGACCGAGGACGTCGTGCGGCATCGTCTGCCGAACGGCCTCACGATCCTGGTGAAGGAGGAGCACTCCGCCCCCGTCGTGGCCATCAGCACGTGGGTCAAGGCGGGCTATTTCAACGAGACCGATGACGAAGTCGGCATCTCGCACGTCATCGAGCACATGTTCTTCAAGGGAACGCGCCGCCGCCCGCGCCCCGACCAGATCGCCTCCGAGGTGAAATCGCTGGGAGGCGAGATCAACGCCGGGACCTACTACGATTTCACCCACTACTACTTCGCCCTTCCCTCCGCCGAGTTCTCGCGCGGTCTCGAGATCCAGTCCGACGCGCTGCTGGATCCGCTGGTGGACCCGGTGGAGCTGGCGCGCGAGCTCGAGGCGATCATCCAGGAGGAGAAGCGCAAGCGCGACAATCCCGCCGCTTTCGCCCTCGAGAAGCTCAACGAGCTGGCCTACCGCGTGCACCGCATCCGGCGCTGGCGCATCGGCGAGGAGGCGGCGCTGCGCGGCTTCACGCGCGAGCGGCTGCTCGATTATTTCCGACGCAACTACACGCCGGAGAACCTGGTCCTGTCGGTGGCCGGGGACGTGCGAGCGGCGCAGGTGATCGAAGAGGGGACGCGCTGCCTCGGTGATCTGCCGCGCGGCGTCGGACCCGCCGCCGGCTCGCCGCCGGAGCCGCCGCAGGATGACTTCCGCTTCACGCTGCTGCGCGGGGACCTGAAGCGCGCCCACCTGGTCCTCGCCTTCCCGGCCCCACCGCTGTTCCATCCCGATGATCTCCCGAACCGCATCCTGGCGACGGTGCTGGGGCGCGGCCGCAGCAGCCGCCTGTTCCAGGAGGTCAAGGAGACGCGCGGCTGCGTCGAGTCGATCGGCGCGGGCGTGGAGACTTTCGCGGATCTTGGCATCTTCCGCATCACCGCGGAGACCGATCCCGGGAGGCTCGAGGAAGCGGCGCGCGCCATCGGCGGCGTGCTGCTGGGGATTCTCGCCGCCGGCCCGTCGGACGCCGAGATCGGAAGGGCGCGTAACGCGGTGGAGAGCCAGTACTACCATTCCCAGGCCGACGTGCTGGGCGTGGCGACGAACCTCGCCTATTACGAGGCTCTCGGAGACTATCGCCTGGCGGACGATTTCGTGCGGCGCCTCAAGGAGGTCACTCCGGATGCGGTGCGCGAGGGGGCCGGCCGGCTGCTGCTGCCGGAGCACGCTTCGCTGTTGGCTTACGTCCCTTCCGACAAATCGGCGGGTCTCGATGAAGCGGCGGCGCGTGCCTGTTTCGCGCGGGACGCCCGTCCTCTGGTCCCTTCCATGCCCTCCGTTCCGCAGCCGGTCGCCGTCGCGGCGCGGCGCGCCGCCGTGCCGCAGGGACCGAGGCGCTTTCCCCTCCCCGGCGGGGCCACCCTCCTGGTGGAGGAGATTCCGCGGCTGCCGGTCACCAGCGTGGTGCTCCTGTTCCGCGGCGGCCGCACGCATGAGCAGGCAGCCGACTCCGGAATCTCGCGCCTGGACCTGGCGGCGCTCTCGAAGGGGACGCGCACACGCGACGCGGCGCGCATCGCCGCCGAGATGGAATCGTACGGCTGCTCGCTGGAAAAGATCTTCGACGACGATTATCTGGGCGTGTCCATCTCGATTCTGTCGCGGCACCTCGCCGGGGGCGTCGGTCTGCTGTTCGACCTGGTCCGCAATCCCTCCTTTCCCGCGGAGGAGGTCGAGCGCGAGCGCCGCGTGCAGCTCTCCTCCATCGAGAGCCTGAAGGACCAGGCGATGGGGTATGCGGTCACGCTGCTGCGACAAGCCGCCTTCCCGGATCACCCTTATGGTCTGCCGTCCTACGGATCGCCCGAATCGGTGAGCGCGCTCACGCCCGCGGCCCTGGCCCGCTGGCATCACCGACTTTTCCGGCCCGATCGAATGGTGGTGGCGGTCGCCGGCGATCAGCCTGCCGAATCGGTGGGCGAGCTGATCACGCGCCAAATGGAGGGGTGGGCCCCGGAGGGGCCGGAGCTGCCGGAGGCCCCCGACGTGCCGGCGCTCGCAGAGATCTCGATCCGCGCCGAGTCGCGCCGGCGCAACCAGACGTTCCAGATGATCGGCTTTCCCTCGGTCAGTCTGGCCTCGGACGAGAAGTATCCTCTCGATCTCCTGCAGAGCTGTGTCTCGGGGCTGGGCGGGATCTTCTTCGAGGCGGTGCGCGGCAGGCGCGGCCTGGCCTACGTGGTGGGGGCCTCCAACATGTGCAAGCGCCTGGGAGGGTATTTCGTGGCCTACCTCGGCACCTCGCCCGACAAGGAGGAGGAGGCGAGGCGCATCCTGTTCGACGAGATCGGCCGGATCCGCTCGGAGGGAATCGCAGAGGAGGAGATCCTCCGCTCCCGCCGCTACCTGGTGGGGACCTATCCCTTCGCGCTGCAGACCGCCGCGGCGCGCGCTCTCTCCTATGCGGCGGCCGAGATCCAGGAGAAGAAGATGGAGGAGGTCCTGGAGTACCCGGCGCGGATCGGGTCGGTCTCGCACGAGCGGGTGGTGGAGGCGGCCCGCAGGACCCTGACCCTGGAGCGCTACGCGCTCGGCGTCTTGCGGGGGGAATGA
- a CDS encoding division/cell wall cluster transcriptional repressor MraZ gives MLRGNSPARIDEKGRLKIPSTFRSFIEQQYGRDVYITSLSGEFVRIYPMPIWLEIEKKVSVVSSMNPTIMRFLNRVNYYGAIGSFDAQGRIVIQPLLRKAAEVTGEVAVLGHQRYLDIWNRDRFEAKLGSEPVTEEDHRILASLGI, from the coding sequence ATGCTCAGAGGCAACTCCCCCGCCAGGATCGACGAGAAGGGGCGCCTTAAGATCCCATCCACCTTCCGCAGCTTCATCGAGCAGCAATACGGCCGGGACGTTTACATCACCAGCCTCTCCGGCGAGTTCGTCCGCATCTATCCGATGCCGATCTGGCTGGAGATCGAGAAGAAAGTCTCCGTCGTCTCCTCCATGAACCCGACCATCATGCGCTTCCTGAACCGCGTCAACTACTACGGCGCCATCGGAAGCTTCGACGCCCAGGGGCGCATCGTCATCCAGCCGCTGCTGCGCAAGGCGGCCGAGGTGACGGGCGAGGTCGCGGTCCTGGGGCACCAGCGCTACCTGGACATCTGGAATCGCGATCGCTTCGAGGCCAAGCTGGGCTCGGAGCCGGTCACCGAGGAAGATCACCGCATCCTGGCCAGCCTGGGGATTTGA
- the rsmH gene encoding 16S rRNA (cytosine(1402)-N(4))-methyltransferase RsmH — protein sequence MLSEAAAMTNSIEPPDIPHRPVLLRESLDLLSVPRGGMAIDCTVGGGGHARALLEAVGPSGRVVGLDRDAESLARAAGALRDFEDRFLPIHADYRDLSRIAAERGLGRVDAILADFGFSSLQMDDPGRGFSFSADGPLDMRLDRSQGETAADLLATVDETELTRLLRQYGEEPRAPRLARAILRARSAEPIRTTRQLANIVEKTSPRTSGRIHPATRVFQALRIAVNDELEGLERFIEEACRLLIPGGRAAFIAFHSLEDRKVKQTLVRLVPHCVCPPSLPRCVCGTPGIVDLVNRKAVRPSDAELRANPRARSARLRAARRREEQA from the coding sequence TTGCTCAGCGAAGCCGCCGCCATGACCAACTCGATCGAGCCGCCCGACATTCCGCACCGCCCCGTGCTTCTGCGGGAAAGCCTCGATCTCCTTTCCGTCCCGCGCGGCGGCATGGCGATCGATTGTACCGTCGGCGGCGGCGGACACGCACGGGCCCTGCTCGAGGCCGTGGGCCCCTCCGGCCGGGTGGTGGGACTGGATCGCGACGCCGAATCGCTGGCGCGCGCCGCCGGTGCGCTGCGCGACTTCGAGGATCGCTTCCTGCCGATCCACGCAGACTATCGTGACCTGTCCCGGATCGCCGCCGAGCGCGGTCTCGGGCGTGTCGACGCAATCCTGGCCGATTTCGGCTTCTCCTCCCTGCAGATGGACGATCCCGGCCGCGGCTTTTCTTTTTCCGCCGACGGCCCGCTCGACATGCGGCTGGATCGCTCGCAGGGAGAGACCGCGGCCGATCTGCTGGCGACGGTTGATGAGACGGAGCTGACACGGCTGCTGCGGCAATACGGCGAGGAGCCGCGCGCCCCGCGCCTGGCCCGGGCGATCCTGCGCGCCCGGTCGGCCGAGCCGATCCGCACCACCAGACAGCTGGCGAACATCGTCGAGAAGACCTCTCCCCGCACGAGCGGTCGCATCCATCCGGCCACACGGGTGTTCCAGGCCCTGCGCATCGCCGTCAATGACGAGCTCGAAGGGCTCGAGCGCTTCATCGAGGAGGCCTGCCGCCTGCTTATCCCCGGCGGGAGGGCGGCCTTCATCGCCTTCCATTCGCTCGAGGACCGCAAGGTCAAGCAGACCCTGGTCCGGCTGGTGCCGCACTGCGTCTGTCCGCCGTCGCTGCCGCGCTGCGTCTGCGGCACGCCCGGCATCGTGGATCTCGTGAACCGCAAAGCAGTGCGGCCATCGGACGCCGAGCTGCGCGCCAATCCGCGCGCGCGCAGCGCCCGGCTGCGTGCCGCGCGCCGGCGGGAGGAGCAGGCATGA
- a CDS encoding penicillin-binding transpeptidase domain-containing protein, which produces MWQRESVPERVTFLVIGLGCVLAAIQFRLVQLQVLLSPGLRAAARAQQETVVTLDPKRGPIYDRNGRELALSIDVDSVYADPTEVENPTLAARRLASVLEVHAEDLKGKLKSGRRFVWVQRKITPAQRKAVEKLHLKGIYFVRESKRFYPKGSLAAHILGYAGVDNQGLNGLEYSLDSDVRGKPGFLVALRDGRGRRALGKSEQPPTSGKAVVLSIDEVIQHLAERELDDTVREHQARGGTAIVMRPSTGEILALANRPTFDPNAYGDAGDDARMNRAIGAIYEPGSTFKIVTAGAALEEKKVTPSTVIYCEHGAIKIGKFTIKEDRLPFDYLSVAQIVEKSSNVGSIKLAAMMPGTVFYHHITDFGFGATTGIDLPGEVKGILRPPSEWSGLSQASLAIGQEVGVTPLQSVTAMAAVAGGGILHRPWIVAGMIGEDGSLSRPTRSADPGRRVLSPGNAAALTAILEKVVTDGTGKAAAIPGYTVAGKTGTAQKIDESGHYSRGRYVASFSGFVPSRDPALAILVVVDEPHGGFHGGEIAAPAFARIALPALQHLGVLPEDGVVLDRNTEILASLKGFESLPGLPGRFAGRQAPRERHVRFVPLTPAEPRHATQAAESETIEMPDLTGRSVRDASLVLAQMGMTSTLSGHGAIVSSQDPPPGADVPSGSACTLVLSEEAP; this is translated from the coding sequence ATGTGGCAGCGAGAGAGCGTCCCGGAGCGGGTGACCTTCCTGGTCATCGGGCTCGGGTGCGTGCTCGCCGCCATCCAGTTCCGCCTGGTCCAGCTCCAGGTCCTGCTCTCCCCCGGCCTGCGGGCCGCCGCCCGCGCCCAGCAGGAAACGGTCGTCACCCTCGACCCGAAGCGCGGGCCGATCTACGACCGCAACGGCCGGGAGCTGGCCCTGTCGATCGACGTCGACTCGGTCTATGCCGATCCGACCGAGGTCGAGAATCCCACCCTCGCCGCCCGCCGTCTCGCCTCGGTCCTGGAAGTGCACGCCGAGGATCTGAAGGGCAAGCTCAAGAGCGGCCGCCGCTTCGTCTGGGTGCAGCGGAAGATCACCCCGGCGCAGCGCAAGGCGGTCGAGAAGCTGCATCTGAAGGGCATCTACTTCGTGCGCGAGAGCAAGCGCTTCTATCCCAAGGGATCGCTCGCAGCCCACATCCTGGGCTATGCCGGCGTCGACAACCAGGGATTGAACGGCCTGGAGTACTCGCTCGACTCCGACGTGCGCGGCAAACCCGGCTTCCTGGTGGCGCTGCGCGACGGGCGCGGCCGGCGCGCCCTGGGAAAGAGCGAGCAGCCGCCGACCTCCGGCAAGGCGGTGGTGCTGTCGATCGACGAGGTGATCCAGCATCTGGCCGAGCGCGAGCTGGACGACACGGTGCGCGAGCACCAGGCGCGCGGCGGCACGGCCATCGTCATGCGCCCCTCCACCGGCGAGATCCTGGCGCTCGCCAACCGCCCCACCTTCGATCCCAACGCTTACGGCGACGCCGGCGACGACGCGCGGATGAACCGCGCCATCGGCGCCATCTACGAGCCGGGATCGACCTTCAAGATCGTCACCGCCGGGGCGGCGCTGGAGGAGAAGAAGGTCACTCCTTCCACCGTGATCTACTGCGAGCACGGCGCCATCAAGATCGGCAAGTTCACCATCAAGGAGGACCGCCTCCCCTTCGACTACCTGTCGGTGGCCCAGATCGTCGAGAAATCGAGCAATGTCGGGTCCATCAAGCTGGCCGCCATGATGCCGGGCACCGTCTTCTACCATCACATCACCGATTTCGGCTTCGGCGCGACCACCGGCATCGACCTGCCCGGCGAGGTGAAGGGAATCCTCCGTCCTCCCTCCGAGTGGTCGGGGCTGTCGCAGGCTTCGCTCGCGATCGGCCAGGAGGTCGGGGTGACGCCGCTTCAGTCGGTGACCGCCATGGCGGCCGTCGCCGGCGGCGGCATCCTGCACCGCCCCTGGATCGTCGCGGGGATGATCGGCGAGGACGGATCGCTGAGCCGGCCGACCCGCTCGGCCGATCCGGGCCGGCGCGTCCTGTCCCCCGGCAACGCCGCGGCCTTGACCGCCATCCTTGAGAAGGTCGTCACCGACGGCACCGGCAAGGCGGCCGCCATTCCCGGATACACCGTCGCCGGAAAGACCGGAACGGCGCAGAAGATCGACGAATCGGGGCACTACTCGCGCGGCCGCTACGTCGCTTCGTTCTCCGGGTTCGTCCCCAGCCGCGATCCGGCGCTGGCGATCCTGGTGGTGGTGGACGAGCCGCACGGCGGCTTCCACGGCGGCGAGATTGCCGCGCCCGCCTTCGCGCGCATCGCGCTGCCCGCCCTGCAGCATCTTGGCGTGCTCCCCGAGGACGGCGTCGTCCTCGACCGGAACACCGAGATACTCGCCTCCCTGAAAGGCTTCGAGTCACTGCCCGGACTGCCGGGCCGCTTCGCCGGACGCCAGGCGCCGCGCGAGCGCCACGTGCGCTTCGTGCCGCTGACCCCCGCCGAGCCCCGCCACGCGACCCAGGCGGCCGAGAGCGAGACGATCGAGATG
- a CDS encoding CoA-binding protein, with amino-acid sequence MEPPDTREILRRYRSFAVVGLSPRPERDSHRVARFLQDHGYRVIPVYPGEAEILGERCYSRLQDIPFPVEVVDLFRRSEAVPPFVDDAIAIGAQVVWMQMGVVHEEAAARARRAGLLVVMDHCPVIEYRRHFGASPAPR; translated from the coding sequence ATGGAGCCGCCGGATACCCGCGAGATCCTGCGCCGCTACCGGAGCTTCGCCGTGGTGGGGCTGTCTCCGAGGCCGGAGCGCGACTCGCACCGCGTCGCGCGCTTCCTCCAGGATCACGGCTACCGGGTCATTCCGGTCTATCCCGGCGAAGCGGAGATCCTGGGAGAGCGCTGCTACTCCCGCCTGCAGGACATTCCTTTCCCGGTGGAGGTCGTCGATCTGTTCCGCCGCAGCGAAGCGGTTCCCCCTTTCGTGGACGACGCCATCGCCATCGGCGCGCAGGTGGTCTGGATGCAGATGGGCGTGGTGCACGAGGAGGCGGCGGCGCGGGCGCGCCGTGCCGGCTTGCTGGTGGTGATGGATCATTGCCCGGTCATCGAGTACCGGCGCCACTTCGGCGCGTCCCCAGCACCGCGCTGA